In Odontesthes bonariensis isolate fOdoBon6 chromosome 6, fOdoBon6.hap1, whole genome shotgun sequence, one genomic interval encodes:
- the acacb gene encoding acetyl-CoA carboxylase isoform X2: MLLFAALGLILWILLTLWRNNTKTVAMPLKGEESPSDCDAPADGEDISAEHSPPHAGKHSQSTVTSTSAHKVHNNLLANGECVGLAVQTVASDPPQASSEENSEQPLLPKTEQKSHRTKAPMFSSGPEARRRLKFILGASEDYSSDDEALVTKPPSGVSQSSVSTLKPSTEQAPSAVPPPRSSVIKSSMSGHHLVKKGREYRKMDLQRDFTVASPAEFVTRFGGTRVIEKVLIANNGIAAVKCMRSIRRWSYEMFRNERTIRFVVMVTPEDLKANAEYIKMADHYVPVPGGTNNNNYANVELIVDIAKRIPVQAVWAGWGHASENPKLPELLNKAGISFLGPSSKAMWALGDKVASSIVAQSADIPTLPWSGSGLRVEWAEEDQRRGKIISVPPEVYKKGCVHDVDNGLTGAEQIGYPVVIKASEGGGGKGIRKVENSEDFPSFFRQVQTEIPGSPIFIMQLAQHARHLEVQILADEYGNAISLFGRDCSIQRRHQKIIEEAPATVAAPSTLEQMEEYAVRMAKMVGYVSAGTVEYLYSEDGSFHFLELNPRLQVEHPCTEMIGDVNLPAAQLQIAMGIPLHRIKDIRLLYGESPWGDTIINFETPDCIPSPRGHVIAARITSENPDEGFKPSSGTVQELNFRSSKNVWGYFSVGATGGLHEFADSQFGHCFSWGENREEAISNMVVAMKELSIRGDFRTTVEYLIKLLETESFRNSDIDTGWLDHLIAEKVQAERPDTMLGIVCGALHVADASFRKSMSDYLHSLERGQVLPAASLFNCVSVDLIYEGVKFCTKVARQSPTTYVVMMNGSNIEIDVHRLSDGGLLLCYDGSSHTTYMKEEVDSYRITVGNKTCVFEKEKDPTVLRSPSAGKLLQYVVEDGGHIFAGDTYAEIEVMKMVMTLTVLQSGCIHFVKRPGAVLQPGCLVAHIALDDPSSIHRVELNTATLPPQQPLPMVGEKLHQVFHSVLENLVKVMDGYCLEEPYFSSKLKEWVATLMKTLRDPSLPLLELQEIMTSVAGRIPPSVEKDIRKVMAQYASNITSVLCQFPSQRIANILDSHAATLQRKADREVFFMNTQSIVQLVQRYRSGIRGYMKSVVLDLLKRYLQVEMQFQQAHYDKCVINLREQHKPDMSPVLDYIFSHAQVSKKNILVTMLIDQLCGRDPTLADELMTILNELTELNKMENSKVALRARQVLIASHLPSYELRHNQVESIFLSAIDMYGHQFCPENLKKLILSETSIFDVLPNFFYHSNQVVCMAALEVYVRRAYIAYELNSIQHHQLLDGTCAVDFQFMLPSSHPNRLPVPISVSGQSKMRRQSSELFMDGALSPPCQRMGAMVAFQCFDDFRRDFDEVLSSFAEPLLERASFVESCSSFYEEEIIKNTRENPIHIINVSIKTADTEDDDALVKTFTAFAQSKKVILFEYGIRRITFLIAQKREFPKFFTFRARDGFKEDRIYRNLEPALAFQLELNRMRNFDLKAVPCANHKMHLYLGAARVQEGAEVTDYRYFIRAIIRHSDLITKEASFEYLQNEGERLLLEAMDELEVAFSNTSVRTDCNHIFLNFVPTVIMDPSKIEESVRSMVMRYGSRLWKLRVLQAELKINIRLTPTGNAIPIRLFLTNESGYYLDISLYKEVTDPSSRQIMFQSYGDKQGPLHGMLINTPYVTKDLLQAKRFQAQTLGTTYVYDFPEMFRQALVKQWGRGDKFPKDMLMCTELVLDQEGRLVQLNRQPGDNNVGIVAFKMKMKTPEYPEGRDIIVICNDITHMIGSFGPQEDELFLRASELARSEGIPRIYIAANSGARIGLAEEVKHMFQVAWIDPTDPYKGFKYLYLTPQDYTRISSSNSVHCHHVEEGGESRYIITDIIGNDDGIGVENLRGSGTIAGESSQAYEEIITISMVTCRAIGIGAYLVRLGQRVIQVENSHIILTGAGALNKVLGREVYTSNNQLGGVQIMHNNGVTHTTVPDDFDGVFTILQWLSYMPKNKHSPVPVIATADPVDREIEFTPTKAPYDPRWMLAGRPHPTVKGGWQSGFFDHGSFMEIMGSWAQTVVVGRARLGGIPLGVIAVETRTVEVTIPADPANLDSESKVLQQAGQVWFPDSAFKTAQAICDFDREHLPLMVFANWRGFSGGMKDMYDQVLKFGAYIVDALHGFHQPVLVYIPPQAELRGGSWVVIDPTINPLCMELYADRESRGGVLEAEGTVEIKFRRKDLLKTMRRLDSVYTSLVEQLASPELSDKQGRELEAKLKAREEFLLPIYHQVAVQFVDLHDTPGRMQEKGVITDILDWKNARTFFYWRLRRLLLEQVVKCEIVQANKDLSDGHIQSMLRRWFVETEGTVQAYLWDDNQAVVEWLEKHLSKEDGTRSAIRENIKYLERENALKHIRSLVQANPDVAMDCIIHMSQNITPSQKAKLSHLLATMDSANTS; encoded by the exons AGACAGTAGCGATGCCTTTGAAAGGAGAGGAATCTCCATCTGACTGCGATGCCCCTGCAGATGGGGAGGACATATCCGCTGAACACAGCCCTCCTCATGCAGGCAAACATTCCCAGTCAACAGTTACTTCAACCTCAGCACACAAAGTGCATAACAATCTTCTGGCCAACGGCGAGTGTGTGGGTCTTGCAGTCCAAACAGTGGCGTCTGATCCTCCGCAGGCCTCCTCTGAGGAGAATTCAGAGCAGCCATTGCTGCCAAAGACCGAGCAGAAATcccacagaaccaaagcaccCATGTTCAGCTCGGGGCCTGAGGCGAGGAGGCGCCTCAAGTTCATTCTCGGAGCATCAGAAGATTATTCCTCAGACGACGAAGCTTTGGTCACGAAACCTCCGAGTGGTGTCTCTCAGTCATCGGTTTCTACCCTTAAACCTTCCACAGAGCAGGCGCCCTCTGCAGTGCCACCACCCAGATCTTCAGTCATCAA GTCTAGCATGTCTGGTCATCACTTGGTGAAAAAAGGACGTGAATACAGAAAGATGGATCTACAGAGGGACTTCACGGTGGCTTCTCCTGCCGAGTTTGTCACACGATTTGGTGGCACCCGTGTCATAGAAAAA GTGCTGATAGCTAATAATGGCATTGCTGCAGTCAAATGTATGCGCTCTATCCGCCGCTGGTCCTATGAAATGTTTCGCAATGAGAGGACCATCCGCTTTGTGGTCATGGTAACCCCcgaagacttgaaagctaatgCAG AATACATTAAAATGGCCGACCATTATGTGCCTGTGCCTGGTGGCACCAACAATAACAACTATGCCAACGTAGAGCTGATAGTAGACATCGCTAAAAGAATCCCAGTGCAG GCTGTGTGGGCTGGTTGGGGCCATGCATCTGAGAACCCTAAACTGCCTGAACTCCTGAACAAAGCAGGGATATCATTCTTGg GGCCATCCAGTAAAGCCATGTGGGCTTTAGGAGATAAGGTGGCTTCTTCCATTGTGGCCCAGAGTGCTGACATTCCCACACTGCCATGGAGTGGATCAG GTCTGAGAGTGGAGTGGGCTGAAGAGGACCAAAGACGGGGCAAAATAATCAGTGTTCCTCCAGAGGTGTACAAAAAGGGCTGTGTTCATGATGTAGATAATGGTCTCACA GGAGCAGAGCAAATTGGTTATCCAGTTGTTATCAAGGCCTCTGAGGGTGGAGGTGGAAAGGGTATCAGGAAGGTTGAAAATTCAGAGGATTTCCCAAGTTTTTTCAGACAG GTTCAGACGGAGATACCCGGATCACCCATCTTCATCATGCAACTGGCTCAGCATGCGAGACACCTTGAGGTGCAGATACTGGCTGATGAGTATGGAAATGCTATCTCTCTGTTTGGACGAGACTGCTCCATCCAGAGAAGGCACCAGAAGATCATAGAGGAGGCTCCTGCCACCGTAGCTGCTCCTTCAACACTTGAGCAAATGGAGGAG TATGCTGTTCGAATGGCCAAGATGGTGGGCTATGTCAGTGCAGGCACTGTGGAGTACCTCTACTCAGAAGACGGAAGCTTTCACTTCCTGGAGCTGAATCCTCGCTTGCAGGTGGAACATCCATGTACAGAGATGATTGGAGATGTAAACCTACCAGCTGCCCAACTTCag ATTGCGATGGGCATCCCCCTTCATAGAATTAAAGACATACGATTGCTTTATGGAGAAAGTCCATGGGGCGACACCATCATCAACTTTGAGACTCCAGACTGCATTCCAAGTCCAAGAGGACACGTCATAGCTGCTCGGATCACCAGTGAGAATCCTGATGAG GGGTTCAAGCCCAGCTCTGGCACCGTGCAGGAGCTGAACTTCCGCAGCAGTAAAAACGTCTGGGGTTATTTCAGTGTGGGGGCGACTGGCGGCCTCCATGAATTTGCAGATTCCCAGTTTGGACACTGTTTCTCATGGGGGGAGAATCGTGAAGAGGCCATTTC GAACATGGTGGTGGCTATGAAGGAGCTGTCCATTAGAGGAGATTTCAGGACAACTGTTGAATACCTCATTAAATTACTAGAGACGGAAAGCTTCAGAAACAGTGACATTGACACCGGCTGGTTGGACCATCTCATTGCAGAGAAAGTGCAG GCAGAGAGACCAGACACCATGTTGGGAATCGTCTGTGGGGCTTTGCATGTTGCTGATGCCAGCTTCAGAAAGAGCATGTCGGACTACCTCCATTCACTGGAAAG AGGCCAGGTGCTACCTGCAGCCAGTCTTTTCAACTGTGTCAGTGTGGACCTGATATATGAAGGAGTCAAATTCTGTACGAAG GTGGCCCGGCAATCTCCAACAACTTATGTTGTCATGATGAATGGCTCCAACATTGAAATAGACGTCCACCGGTTGAGTGATGGCGGCCTACTGCTGTGCTACGATGGCAGCAGCCACACCACCTACATGAAGGAGGAGGTAGACAG CTACCGCATTACTGTTGGCAACAAGACTTGTGTGTTCGAGAAGGAGAAGGATCCCACGGTGCTAAGGTCGCCCTCTGCTGGCAAACTTCTGCAGTATGTGGTTGAGGATGGTGGTCATATTTTTGCAGGAGACACTTATGCAGAGATTGAG GTGATGAAGATGGTTATGACTCTGACTGTGCTGCAGTCGGGTTGTATACACTTTGTAAAGAGGCCGGGGGCAGTTCTGCAGCCTGGCTGTCTGGTAGCACATATAGCCCTGGATGACCCCAGCAGTATACACAGG GTGGAACTCAACACAGCCACACTTCCACCCCAGCAACCGCTGCCAATGGTCGGGGAGAAGCTTCACCAGGTGTTCCACAGTGTGCTCGAAAATCTAGTCAAAGTGATGGATGGGTACTGCCTTGAAGAGCCCTACTTTAGCAGCAAG CTAAAAGAATGGGTGGCCACCCTGATGAAAACTCTAAGGGATCCCTCGTTGCCGCTGCTTGAACTCCAGGAGATCATGACCAGCGTGGCGGGTCGTATTCCACCGAGCGTTGAGAAAGATATCCGTAAAGTTATGGCTCAGTATGCGAGCAACATCACGTCTGTCCTCTGCCAGTTCCCCAGCCAAAGG atTGCAAACATTTTAGACAGCCATGCAGCAACGTTACAGAGGAAGGCTGATCGGGAGGTCTTCTTCATGAACACTCAGAGTATCGTGCAGTTAGTGCAGAG ATACCGCAGTGGAATCCGTGGTTACATGAAATCTGTGGTTCTTGATCTGCTGAAGCGCTACCTGCAGGTAGAGATGCAGTTTCAACAAG CTCACTATGATAAGTGTGTCATCAACCTGAGAGAGCAGCACAAGCCTGACATGAGTCCTGTGCTCGACTACATCTTCTCTCACGCCCAGGTGTCCAAGAAGAACATCCTGGTCACAATGCTCATT GACCAACTGTGTGGACGTGATCCCACCCTGGCAGATGAGCTTATGACTATCCTGAATGAACTCACCGAGCTGAACAAGATGGAGAACTCAAAGGTGGCCTTGAGAGCCCGACAG GTTTTGATTGCCTCACATTTACCATCATATGAACTGAGACACAACCAGGTGGagtccatcttcctctctgccATTGACATGTATGGCCACCAGTTCTGCCCAGAAAACTTGAAG AAACTAATTCTCTCAGAAACCTCAATTTTTGACGTTTTGCCCAACTTCTTCTATCACTCCAATCAAGTCGTATGCATGGCTGCTTTGGAG GTGTATGTTCGCAGAGCTTACATTGCCTATGAGCTGAATAGCATTCAGCATCACCAGCTGCTAGATGGCACGTGCGCAGTAGACTTCCAGTTTATGTTGCCGTCATCGCATCCAAACAG GCTTCCGGTGCCCATAAGTGTATCAGGTCAGTCTAAGATGAGGCGGCAGAGCAGTGAGCTCTTCATGGATGGGGCCCTGTCTCCACCCTGCCAGCGCATGGGAGCCATGGTGGCTTTCCAGTGTTTTGACGACTTCAGAAG GGATTTCGATGAAGTTCTATCCAGTTTTGCAGAACCGCTCTTGGAGAGGGCTTCGTTTGTAGAGTCCTGCTCAAGTTTCTATGAAGAGGAGATCATAAAG AACACAAGGGAGAACCCGATCCACATCATTAACGTGTCCATAAAAACAGCAGACACGGAAGACGACGATGCCTTGGTCAAAACCTTCACTGCATTCGCTCAGTCAAAG AAAGTCATCCTTTTTGAGTATGGAATAAGGAGGATCACATTTTTGATTGCACAGAAG AGAGAATTTCCCAAGTTCTTCACCTTCAGAGCTCGGGATGGG TTCAAGGAGGACCGTATATACCGAAATCTGGAACCAGCTCTAGCGTTTCAGCTGGAGCTCAATCGAATGAGGAACTTTGATCTGAAAGCTGTTCCATGTGCCAACCACAAGATGCACCTCTACCTGGGAGCCGCTCGGGTCCAGGAGGGTGCTGAAGTTACGGACTACCGCTACTTCATTCGAGCAATCATCCGCCATTCAGATCTCATCACTAag GAAGCTTCTTTTGAATACCTTCAAAATGAAGGCGAACGTCTGCTGTTGGAAGCCATGGATGAACTGGAGGTGGCCTTCAGTAACACCAGTGTCCGCACAGATTGCAATCACATTTTCCTCAACTTCGTCCCCACTGTCATCATGGACCCCTCTAAA ATAGAGGAGTCAGTCCGCTCCATGGTCATGCGTTACGGCAGTCGTCTTTGGAAGCTGCGGGTTCTGCAAGCCGAGCTAAAGATCAACATTCGTCTGACACCGACTGGGAATGCCATTCCTATCCGCCTGTTTCTTACTAATGAATCTGGCTATTATTTGGACATCAGTCTGTACAAAGAAGTCACTGACCCAAGTTCGAGACAG ATCATGTTCCAGTCATATGGAGACAAGCAGGGTCCTTTGCATGGCATGCTGATCAACACTCCCTATGTAACCAAAGACCTGCTGCAGGCCAAACGCTTCCAGGCACAAACTCTGGGCACTACATACGTGTATGACTTCCCTGAGATGTTCAGACAG GCATTAGTCAAGCAGTGGGGTCGTGGGGACAAATTCCCAAAGGATATGCTGATGTGCACTGAGCTCGTTCTGGACCAAGAAGGCCGACTTGTGCAGCTGAACCGCCAGCCTGGAGACAATAAC GTCGGAATTGTTGCCTtcaagatgaagatgaagactCCAGAGTACCCAGAGGGCAGAGACATTATAGTCATCTGTAATGACATCACTCACATGATCGGCTCCTTCGGTCCTCAGGAGGATGAGCTGTTTCTCAGGGCATCTGAGCTGGCTCGGTCTGAGGGCATCCCCCGCATTTACATTGCAGCCAACAGTGGAGCTCGTATTGGACTCGCCGAAGAGGTCAAACACATGTTCCAGGTCGCCTGGATAGACCCCACCGATCCCTACAAG GGATTCAAATACCTTTACCTGACACCACAGGACTACACTCGTATCAGCTCCTCCAATTCTGTTCACTGTCATCATGTAGAAGAAGGAGGAGAGTCAAG GTACATCATCACTGACATCATTGGGAATGATGACGGTATCGGTGTTGAGAACCTGCGAGGTTCAGGCACCATTGCAGGAGAATCTTCTCAGGCCTATGAAGAGATTATTACAATCAGTATG GTGACATGTCGCGCGATCGGAATCGGAGCCTACCTTGTTCGTTTGGGACAGCGAGTGATCCAGGTGGAGAACTCTCACATTATCCTGACTGGAGCAGGAGCTCTTAACAAG GTTCTGGGCAGGGAAGTCTACACCTCCAACAACCAGCTGGGTGGCGTTCAGATCATGCACAATAATGGAGTCACACACACCACTGTGCCCGATGACTTTGACGGAGTCTTTACCATCCTGCAGTGGCTCTCATACATGCCAAAG AACAAACACTCCCCTGTGCCTGTGATAGCCACTGCAGACCCTGTAGACAGAGAGATAGAATTTACTCCCACTAAAGCCCCGTATGACCCCCGCTGGATGCTAGCCGGCAGACCTCACCCCA CGGTGAAAGGTGGCTGGCAGAGTGGATTCTTTGACCACGGCTCTTTCATGGAGATCATGGGGTCTTGGGCTCAGACTGTGGTAGTAGGCAGAGCGAG GTTAGGAGGAATCCCTCTTGGCGTCATTGCTGTTGAAACACGCACAGTTGAGGTCACGATCCCTGCAGATCCCGCAAACCTGGATTCGGAATCTAAA GTTCTGCAGCAGGCTGGCCAGGTGTGGTTTCCAGATTCTGCTTTTAAAACGGCTCAGGCAATTTGTGACTTTGACCGTGAACATCTGCCTCTCATGGTTTTTGCCAACTGGAGGGGCTTCTCTGGGGGCATGAAAG ATATGTATGACCAGGTATTGAAGTTTGGGGCCTATATTGTGGATGCCCTGCATGGTTTCCACCagccagtattggtttacatccCACCACAGGCTGAGCTGAGAGGGGGGTCCTGGGTAGTGATAGATCCTACCATCAACCCACTGTGTATGGAGCTCTATGCTGACAGGGAGAGCAG AGGTGGTGTGCTGGAGGCTGAGGGCACAGTGGAGATCAAATTCAGGAGGAAGGACCTGCTGAAGACCATGAGAAGACTAGATTCAGTCTATACTAGTCTAGTTGAGCAGCTTG CTTCCCCAGAGCTGTCTGACAAACAAGGCAGAGAATTGGAGGCAAAGCTCAAAGCCAGGGAGGAATTCCTGTTGCCCATCTACCACCAGGTGGCAGTGCAGTTTGTGGACCTCCATGATACCCCTGGCAGGATGCAAGAGAAAGGGGTCATCACA GATATCTTGGATTGGAAGAATGCACGGACCTTCTTCTACTGGCGTCTGCGTCGTCTCCTGTTGGAGCAGGTGGTGAAGTGTGAGATTGTGCAGGCCAACAAGGATCTTAGTGATGGACACATACAGTCAATGCTGCGGCGATGGTTTGTTGAAACCGAGGGAACAGTCCAG GCTTACCTTTGGGATGATAACCAAGCAGTAGTGGAGTGGCTTGAGAAGCATTTATCCAAGGAGGATGGCACCCGATCGGCCATCCGAGAGAATATTAAGTACCTGGAAAGAGAAAACGCTTTGAAGCACATTCGCAG CCTGGTGCAAGCCAAtcctgacgtagccatggactGCATCATCCACATGAGCCAGAACATTACTCCCTCCCAGAAGGCCAAGTTGTCGCATCTGCTGGCGACTATGGACAGCGCCAACACCAGTTAA